In Agarivorans gilvus, one genomic interval encodes:
- the dgcN gene encoding N-acetyltransferase DgcN, which produces MELKKPYLLFLGDAADQLAAKVAQGIKTWHPEYCVGQFRLPACNADCDLEDLSIAAAAQAGAKTLVIGVANRGGIISDEWIGVLVEALESGLDIAAGLHNKLNDIPELVACAQKHGRQLFDVRYPSQAYPVANGKKRAGKRLLTVGTDCSVGKMYTSLAIEKEAQKQGLNADFRATGQTGILICGEGVSADCVVADFIAGAIETIAPANSDDHWDIIEGQGSLFHPSFAGVTTGLIHGSQADALVLCHEPTRTHMRGVPDYSLPDIETCMQANLATASLTNPKVKFVGISVNTSQLEEQQALDYMAQLEAEFGLPVVDPFRQGVGRIVEQLAEL; this is translated from the coding sequence ATGGAACTAAAAAAACCTTATCTATTGTTTCTAGGCGATGCCGCCGATCAACTCGCAGCAAAAGTGGCCCAAGGCATCAAAACTTGGCATCCCGAATATTGTGTGGGTCAATTTCGCCTGCCAGCTTGTAATGCAGATTGTGACTTAGAAGACCTATCTATTGCTGCGGCAGCACAAGCGGGAGCGAAAACCTTAGTGATTGGCGTGGCCAATAGAGGTGGCATCATATCTGATGAGTGGATTGGAGTATTAGTAGAAGCCTTAGAATCAGGCCTTGATATTGCGGCTGGCCTGCATAACAAACTTAATGACATTCCCGAATTAGTCGCCTGTGCCCAAAAGCATGGTCGTCAATTGTTCGATGTACGCTACCCAAGCCAAGCCTACCCTGTTGCCAATGGTAAGAAACGTGCAGGTAAGCGCCTACTCACGGTAGGAACAGATTGCTCAGTAGGCAAAATGTACACCTCTTTAGCCATCGAGAAAGAAGCTCAGAAACAAGGCTTGAATGCAGACTTTAGAGCCACTGGCCAAACCGGTATTCTGATCTGTGGCGAAGGTGTAAGTGCAGACTGTGTGGTAGCCGACTTTATTGCTGGCGCCATTGAAACCATTGCCCCAGCCAATAGTGATGACCACTGGGATATTATTGAAGGTCAGGGATCCTTATTCCATCCTTCTTTTGCAGGCGTAACCACTGGTTTGATCCACGGCTCACAAGCCGATGCCTTAGTTCTATGCCATGAACCCACTCGCACTCATATGCGCGGCGTACCCGACTATTCACTGCCAGATATCGAGACTTGCATGCAAGCCAACTTGGCTACCGCCAGCCTCACCAACCCCAAGGTAAAATTTGTGGGTATTTCAGTGAATACTTCACAACTAGAAGAACAGCAGGCTCTTGATTACATGGCTCAACTTGAAGCTGAGTTTGGCCTGCCGGTGGTCGACCCATTCCGCCAAGGCGTGGGCCGCATTGTTGAACAATTGGCGGAGCTATAA
- a CDS encoding alanine/glycine:cation symporter family protein, with product MDFISGLIGQLNGIVWGVPMLVLILGVGIFLTVGLKFMPILNVGPAFKLMWSGRGASGKGEIPPFQALMTAMSATVGTGNIAGVATAVFIGGPGALFWMWMTALLGMATKYAEAVLAVNYREKDENGAYVGGPMYYIKNGMGKKWAWLGTLFAVFGAVACFGIGNAVQSNSIAQVLYSNFSFSPLIVGLVIMLLAGGVILGGLKRVGKFAGALVPVMAVAYILCGLVILLMNLSEIGPAIMTILELAFTPASAQGGFAGATVWMAIRFGVARGVFSNEAGLGSAPIAHASAQTDEPVRQGLIAMLGTFLDTLVICSITGLVIVISGAWTEGESGAALTSAAFDQVLPGVGGYVVAISLAIFAFTTIVGWSVYGERCAEYLFGAKAVLPFRLVFIVALPVGAIMELDFVWLLGDTLNALMAVPNLIALAVLSPVVFKLTKRYFSQQQALDDAATES from the coding sequence ATGGATTTTATCTCTGGGCTAATTGGCCAGTTGAATGGCATCGTTTGGGGGGTACCCATGCTGGTATTGATTTTGGGCGTTGGGATTTTTCTCACCGTTGGCCTGAAATTTATGCCAATTTTAAATGTTGGGCCGGCTTTTAAGCTTATGTGGAGTGGTCGGGGTGCTAGTGGTAAGGGAGAAATTCCGCCTTTTCAAGCGCTTATGACTGCTATGTCTGCCACTGTGGGCACTGGTAACATTGCCGGTGTAGCGACAGCGGTTTTCATTGGCGGTCCTGGCGCCTTGTTTTGGATGTGGATGACTGCCTTATTAGGGATGGCAACCAAGTATGCTGAAGCGGTATTAGCGGTAAATTATCGTGAGAAAGACGAAAATGGTGCCTATGTCGGTGGCCCCATGTATTACATCAAAAACGGTATGGGCAAAAAATGGGCTTGGTTAGGCACCTTGTTTGCTGTATTCGGCGCGGTGGCTTGTTTTGGAATTGGCAATGCGGTGCAGTCAAACTCGATTGCACAGGTGCTTTATTCTAATTTTTCTTTTTCCCCTTTAATTGTTGGCCTCGTCATTATGCTATTGGCGGGTGGTGTGATTCTTGGCGGCTTGAAACGAGTCGGTAAGTTTGCCGGTGCTTTAGTACCGGTGATGGCGGTGGCTTATATCCTATGTGGCTTGGTTATATTGCTGATGAACTTGAGTGAGATTGGTCCGGCGATAATGACTATTCTGGAACTGGCCTTCACGCCAGCCTCGGCTCAAGGTGGTTTTGCTGGTGCTACCGTTTGGATGGCGATCCGTTTTGGGGTGGCACGTGGCGTATTTTCAAACGAGGCGGGTTTGGGCTCGGCACCGATTGCTCACGCCAGCGCGCAAACTGATGAGCCAGTGCGCCAAGGTTTAATCGCTATGTTAGGTACTTTTCTCGATACTTTAGTTATCTGTAGTATTACCGGTTTGGTGATTGTGATTTCCGGGGCCTGGACTGAAGGTGAGTCTGGAGCGGCCTTAACTTCTGCTGCCTTTGACCAAGTTCTACCGGGAGTAGGTGGTTACGTGGTGGCGATTAGTTTGGCGATATTTGCTTTTACCACGATTGTGGGTTGGTCTGTATATGGCGAGCGTTGTGCTGAATATTTGTTTGGCGCTAAAGCAGTACTGCCATTTCGTTTGGTGTTTATTGTTGCTTTGCCGGTAGGCGCAATTATGGAATTAGATTTTGTGTGGCTGTTGGGTGATACCCTCAACGCTCTGATGGCGGTACCTAACTTAATTGCATTGGCGGTATTAAGCCCTGTGGTATTTAAGCTGACCAAGCGTTATTTTTCTCAGCAGCAAGCGCTCGATGATGCCGCCACTGAATCTTAA
- the alr gene encoding alanine racemase produces MLTAEAVIDLQALQHNYQTLKQHCPQQQLVAVIKGDAYGHGALRVAQTLTSADMFAVARIEEALELRAAGIETPILLLEGCFCLEDLMLAAEQRFHTVVHSDFQLQQFTSAQLPAPIQVWLKLDTGMHRVGIEREQFCEFVQQLQRSSNLAGELGFISHLSCADDLQSDTTARQIALFEELTKAYSGPKTLANSAGVLFWPDAQYDYVRAGISLYGISPSEQSIGQDYQLKPVMSLKSKLISVRQHRKGEPIGYGEIWRASEDTLVGVVAMGYGDGYPRSAPAGTPVYINGRIVPIVGRVSMDMLTVDLGADASDKVGDSVELWGRQLPIERVAQALDTIPYELCIKLTKRVAKTLAS; encoded by the coding sequence ATGCTCACTGCAGAAGCTGTGATCGATTTACAGGCTTTACAGCACAATTATCAAACCTTAAAGCAGCATTGCCCTCAGCAGCAGTTGGTTGCCGTTATCAAAGGAGATGCTTACGGGCATGGTGCGCTGAGAGTGGCCCAAACCTTAACTAGCGCTGATATGTTTGCCGTGGCTAGAATTGAGGAAGCCTTAGAATTGCGTGCTGCGGGGATCGAGACGCCCATTTTGTTATTGGAAGGCTGTTTTTGCCTTGAGGATCTCATGCTGGCGGCGGAACAGCGTTTTCATACGGTGGTTCATAGTGACTTCCAATTGCAACAGTTTACTTCGGCCCAGCTACCTGCTCCGATCCAAGTGTGGCTTAAATTAGATACCGGCATGCACCGCGTGGGTATTGAGCGAGAGCAATTTTGTGAGTTTGTGCAGCAGCTACAGCGCTCAAGCAACCTTGCCGGAGAGCTGGGTTTTATTAGCCATTTAAGTTGTGCCGATGATTTACAGTCAGATACCACAGCGAGGCAGATCGCTTTATTCGAAGAATTAACCAAGGCCTATAGCGGGCCTAAAACGCTGGCCAATTCAGCTGGCGTCTTGTTTTGGCCCGATGCCCAGTATGATTATGTTCGAGCAGGGATCTCCTTGTACGGTATTTCACCTAGTGAGCAATCTATTGGTCAAGATTATCAGCTAAAGCCAGTGATGAGTTTAAAGTCGAAGTTAATTTCGGTGCGCCAGCACCGTAAAGGTGAACCGATTGGTTATGGTGAAATTTGGCGTGCCAGTGAAGATACTCTGGTAGGCGTGGTGGCGATGGGTTATGGAGATGGTTATCCACGCTCGGCACCTGCCGGTACGCCGGTTTATATTAATGGTCGAATCGTCCCCATTGTGGGCCGAGTATCGATGGACATGCTAACGGTTGATTTAGGCGCTGATGCTAGCGATAAAGTGGGTGATAGCGTTGAGTTGTGGGGGCGGCAATTACCGATTGAAAGAGTGGCCCAAGCCCTAGATACCATTCCTTATGAGTTATGCATTAAATTGACTAAGCGGGTAGCCAAGACTCTGGCTTCGTAA